A window of the Bdellovibrionales bacterium genome harbors these coding sequences:
- a CDS encoding RpiB/LacA/LacB family sugar-phosphate isomerase produces the protein MKKILVASDHAGFDLKQKFIKDNPQLPWEDLGPFDTQSVDYPDYAKKLCEKLIAATGSLPVTEDAFKAEVCGVLICGSGQGMAIKANKYPQIRAALCWNEDVARLSRQHNNANVLCVGSRAVDAATAQKILMAYLEASFEGGRHSQRVAKI, from the coding sequence ATGAAAAAGATCCTAGTTGCTTCAGACCATGCTGGCTTTGATCTGAAGCAAAAGTTCATAAAGGACAATCCCCAGCTTCCTTGGGAAGACCTGGGACCTTTCGACACTCAGTCTGTCGACTATCCTGATTATGCTAAAAAACTTTGTGAAAAGCTGATTGCTGCCACAGGCTCATTGCCTGTGACGGAAGATGCTTTCAAAGCCGAAGTTTGCGGAGTTCTCATCTGTGGCTCTGGTCAAGGCATGGCGATCAAAGCAAACAAATACCCACAAATTCGCGCAGCTCTTTGCTGGAACGAAGACGTCGCAAGACTCTCTCGTCAGCATAATAACGCCAATGTACTATGCGTAGGCTCACGTGCTGTGGACGCGGCAACGGCGCAGAAAATTCTGATGGCGTACTTGGAAGCTTCTTTTGAGGGCGGACGCCACTCACAAAGAGTTGCCAAGATCTAA